TAGAGAGCAGCATGGCAACTTCCTTGTGACTGAAATGAAAAGCCGCGGCAACTGCGCCGCGGCTGGCATTCAAGCAAATTGCCGTGGTTAATTCCAGCCGGCGCGATCCATCAGACGGATGGCTTCGGCCTGGCGCTTGCCGGCCACTTCCACGGTAATGCTGTCGGCCTTGAACTCACCCCAGGAGGCGACTTCGGCCGAAGGCTTCACCTTCGGGTTGGCCGGGAATTCCTTGTTGGCGTCGGCGAAGATGTTCTGCGCCTCGGCGCTGGTCATCCATTCGACGAGCTTCTGGGCAGCCTCCGGGTTTGGCGCGTGCTTGGTCAGGCCAACGCCCGAGAGGTTGACGTGCACGCCGCGGTCCTGCTGGTTCGGCCAGAACAGCTTGGCCTTCAGGTCCGGATTCTGCTCGTGCAGGCGGCCGAAGTAGTAGGTGTTGACGAGACCGACATCGCACTGACCAGCGGCCACGGCGTTGATCACCGAGTTGTCGTCCGGGAACACGTCGGTGGCCAGGTTATTCACCCAGCCCTTGATGATCGCTTCGGTCTTGGCTTCGCCGTGGGTTTCGATCAGCGTCGCGGTGAGCGACTGGTTGTAGACCTTCTTGCTGGTGCGCAGGCACAGGCGGCCTTCCCAGTTCTTGTCGGCCAGGGCTTCATAGGTGGTCAGCTCGCCGTCCTTCACCCGCTCCGGCGAGTAGACGAGGGTGCGGGCGCGCAGCGACAGGCCGGTCCAGGCGCCACTGGCGGCGCGGTACTGGGCGGGAATGTTGGCCTCGACAACGCTGGATTTCAGCGGCTGCAGAATGCCCATCTGCTCGGCCTGCCAGAGGTTGCCGGCGTCGACGGTGATCAGCAGATCCGCCGGGGTGTTCTCGCCTTCGGCCTTGATGCGCGCCATCAACGGCGCTTCCTTGTCGGTGATGAACTTCACCGCCACACCACTCTTGGCGGTGTAGGCGTCGAACACCGGCTTGATCAGCTCGTCGATACGCGAGGAATAGACCACGACTTCGTCAGCAGCCTGTACCGCACCGGCCAGGGTACCGAGGGTGAAAACGGCGAGAAGCGTACGACGTACCGACATGTCAGGATCCTTGTGAGCGATAAGGGAGCCAGGATGATAGTGACTCGCATCTGCACCGCACACCGGGAGGTCATTGCCAGATATTACAGCGCCATCATGCCCTGGCCAGCCCTGGCAGGTCGCCGCTCAGACCCAGGGCCTGGCGCACGAACAATGCCTTGGCGTCTTCCAGGCCATTGACCAGATCCAGGCCGGCGTTGCGCGCCAGGCGCAGCGCCAGTGAATCGCTCTGGAAGAGCCGCTGGAAGCCTTCCATGGCCGCCATCATCGCCAGGTTGTGGGGCATGCGGCGGCGCTCGTAGCGGCTCAGCACGCGTTCATCGGCAAGCCGCTCCCCCGGGCAGCGGCTTGTGCCAGCACCTCGGCCAATACCGCGGCATCCAGGAAACCGAGGTTGACGCCCTGCCCGGCCAGCGGGTGGATGGTGTGGGCGGCATCGCCGATCAGCGCCAGTCCGGGCTCCACGTAACGCTTGGCATGGCGCTGGCGCAGCGGAATGCACAGCCGGCGATCCACCTGCAGCACCTGGCCCAGGCGGTATTCGAATGCCTGGCCAAGGGCCGTGGAAAAGCTTTGGTTATCCAGCGCCATCAGCCCGGAAGCCTGCTCCGGCGTGGTCGACCAGACGATCGAACACCAGTGTTCGCCATCGCGCTCGCCCAACGGCAGGAAGGCCAGCGGACCTTCGTCGGTGAAGCGTTGCCAGGCCGTCGCCTGGTGAGCCTCGGCGCAGCGCACGCTGGTGACGATGGCATGGTGCAGGTAATCCCATTCGCGGGTTTCACAGCCCGTCAGGCGGCGCACCGCCGAGTTGGCGCCGTCCGCGGCGATCACCAGCGGCGTGCGCAATTCGCGGCCGTCGGCCAGGCTCAGCAACCAGTCATCGCCGGAGTGGCGCATGCGCTCCAGGCGCGCATCGGCCAACAGGCCCACGTCGCTGGCATGCAGGCGCTCGACAAGGGCGTCCTGCACCACACGGTTCTCGACGATATGGCCCAGGGTCAGTGCATGCACGCTGGCGGCGCTGAAATGGATATGGCCGGTGCCGCTGCCGTCCCACACGTGCATTTCGCTGTAGGGGCAGCTGCGCCGCGCCAGCACGCCGGGCCAGGCGCCGAGGCGCTCGAGAATGCGCTGGCTGGCCATCGACAGGGCGCTGACCCGCGGCTCGTAAGGCGCAGTGGGGTCGAACGGCTCCACAGTCATCGGCCCGCCGTCGAGCACCAGGCACATCAGCCCTTGCTCGCGCAAAGCCAGTGCCAGGGCGCTGCCGACCATGCCGGCGCCCACGATGATCAGGTCTGCACGCATCTCGTTCATATCCTCAGGCTGCCTGTCCCAGGCGCGGCTTGAGCCGCACGTAAAGCGTCTTGTTGACCCGCGCCACCGGGGCGCCGCTGCCATCACGCACCTCGACCGGCAACTCGGGCAGGTACTTGTCGCCGCCAGCGGTGCGCTCGCGTACCTGATCGATGAAGGCCTGGTCGATGGCGAAGGAGGCGAATGCCGGGCCGTGGCCGGGCGCGATGAAATCGATGCTGGCGGTCTTGTCCCAGACCACGTAATCGCGGCCGAGGTTCTCCATCAGCATCAACAGGTAGAAGGGATCGTTCATCGAATACAGGCTGCCGCCGAACTGGGTACCCACGTAATTACGGTTGTAAGAGCGCAGCGCCATCCGTACCTCGACCTGGCGAAAGCCCGGGGCAATGCGGCATATCCACACACCAGCGCCCAGGTAGGGCCGGAAGCGGTTCATGATCCAGCGCAGCACACGGGCCTTGCGCGCCAGCTGGCGCGCAGTCATTGCGGGTTACCGCGGCTACCCATGCCCATGGCCTGCCGGGCGAACCAGCGCTTGGCCGGCGGCAGCAGTTCCAAGCCGAGCAGGCCCAGGTTGCGGCCGGCGGCGAGCAGCGGCTGATCGGTGCTGAACAGCCGGGTGACCTGGTCGGAAAACGCCACGGTACGCGCCTGATCACCGGCCTGGATGCCGGCGTAGCGCTTCAACGTGGCCAGATCGCCCAGCGGCGCGCTGCTGGTCAGCAGCGTATCGGCCAGGGCCCGCACGTCACGCAGCGACAGGTTGAAGCCCTGCCCGGCAATCGGGTGCAGGCTGTGGGCGGCATTGCCGAGCACCACCAGGTTGGCGCGCACCTGCTCGGCGGCCTCGATCAGCACCAGCGGGTAAGGCACCCGCGCACCGACCTGGCGCAGGGCCCCAAGGCGGTAGCCGAAGGCATGCTGCAGCTCGGCCAGGAAGGTACGCTCGTCGAGCTTGAGCAGCCGCTCGATCTGGCGGCTGGGGTGCGTCCACACCAGCGCGCAGCGGTTGTCGGAAAGCGGCAGCAGCGCCAGCGGGCCGGACTCGGTAAAGCGCTCGAACGCCTCGCCGCCATGGGCCCGTTCCGGGGTGATATTGGCGATCAGGGCGGTCTGGTCGTACGGCCGCTGGTTGACGGCGATGCCCAACTGCTCGCGCAGCGACGAACGCCCGCCATCGGCAAGAATGGCCAGCGAACAGTCGATCAGAGTTTCGTCGTCCAGGGTCAGGCGATAGCCCTCGGCGGTGGGCTCCATGCGTTCGACCTGGGCCGGGCAGCGCCATTGGATCACCTCGGCGTCCAGCGCCTGCCACAGGCAGTGACCGAGCCAGGCGTTTTCCACCACGTAGCCCAGCGCCGGCACGTTTTCCTGATCGGCACTTAGCCGGGCGGCCGCAAAGCGGCCTCGATCGGAAACGTGAATGCGTTCGATGGCGGTGGCCTGC
Above is a genomic segment from Pseudomonas argentinensis containing:
- a CDS encoding DUF4442 domain-containing protein encodes the protein MTARQLARKARVLRWIMNRFRPYLGAGVWICRIAPGFRQVEVRMALRSYNRNYVGTQFGGSLYSMNDPFYLLMLMENLGRDYVVWDKTASIDFIAPGHGPAFASFAIDQAFIDQVRERTAGGDKYLPELPVEVRDGSGAPVARVNKTLYVRLKPRLGQAA
- a CDS encoding extracellular solute-binding protein is translated as MSVRRTLLAVFTLGTLAGAVQAADEVVVYSSRIDELIKPVFDAYTAKSGVAVKFITDKEAPLMARIKAEGENTPADLLITVDAGNLWQAEQMGILQPLKSSVVEANIPAQYRAASGAWTGLSLRARTLVYSPERVKDGELTTYEALADKNWEGRLCLRTSKKVYNQSLTATLIETHGEAKTEAIIKGWVNNLATDVFPDDNSVINAVAAGQCDVGLVNTYYFGRLHEQNPDLKAKLFWPNQQDRGVHVNLSGVGLTKHAPNPEAAQKLVEWMTSAEAQNIFADANKEFPANPKVKPSAEVASWGEFKADSITVEVAGKRQAEAIRLMDRAGWN
- the ubiH gene encoding 2-octaprenyl-6-methoxyphenyl hydroxylase is translated as MLRVDVAIIGGGLVGASLALALQGEARRRGWRIALIEPFAPGDGYQPSYDARSTALSYGSRLIYEGLGLWPAIAEQATAIERIHVSDRGRFAAARLSADQENVPALGYVVENAWLGHCLWQALDAEVIQWRCPAQVERMEPTAEGYRLTLDDETLIDCSLAILADGGRSSLREQLGIAVNQRPYDQTALIANITPERAHGGEAFERFTESGPLALLPLSDNRCALVWTHPSRQIERLLKLDERTFLAELQHAFGYRLGALRQVGARVPYPLVLIEAAEQVRANLVVLGNAAHSLHPIAGQGFNLSLRDVRALADTLLTSSAPLGDLATLKRYAGIQAGDQARTVAFSDQVTRLFSTDQPLLAAGRNLGLLGLELLPPAKRWFARQAMGMGSRGNPQ